AAGGCATCAGAATTGCGCGGACTGGTTTCCCCAACAGACTCCCCTTTGCAGAATTTCGACAGCGATATGAGGTCCTTTGCCAGGATATGCCCAAAGGATATCTCGAAGGACAGGCCGCGGCCAGTCTTATGCTTGAAAAGCTTGGACTTGACCGCGCTTTATATCGGGTGGGCTTGACCAAAGTCTTCTTCCGCGCGGGTGTTCTTGCAGAGCTTGAGGAGCAACGAGATGCTCTAATCACCCAAATCATGTCCAGATTTCAATCAGTCGCTCGAGGGTTCATACAAAGGCGGGCAGCCTACAAGAGGCTATTTCGCACTGAGGCCACCAGAATCATCCAAAGAAACTTCAATGTTTACCTGGACTTGGCGGAAAACCCATGGTGGCAGCTgattgtgaagatgaagcctCTTCTTGGTACCACTCGTACAGCCACAGAAGTCAAGCGAAGGGATGCAATGATCAAGGATCTAAACGAAAGGATGCAACTGGAGTCCCAAAATCGTATGAAACTTGAGGAGGAACGGCGAAATTGTCACGCCGAAATGGTCCGAATCCAACAAACTCTCGAGAGTGAGCGTGCGCTTGCTTTAGATAAAGAGGAAATTTTCAAGAGGCTTCAGCTTCGAGAAGCGGAgctcgaggagaagcttgcGGGAGCAATTGAAGACCAGGAAAGGCTAGAAGACGAGTTAGACGACCTTCTAAATGCCAAGAACCGGGCGGAACGAGATGTCGAAACGTATCGTTCTCAGCTCGAGCAAGCTGCCACCCTCATTGCTaagcttgaggaggagaaaaaggGGTTGAGCACAAAGATCAGTGAAGTTGAACAATCAATGGCCGACATAACTCAGAGGCAGGCCGAGCGTAGCGAGCAGGAACTTGCCCTCCAAGATGAAATCAAGATGCTTCAAAGTCAACTATCGGTCAAGGAAAGGAAGGTTCAGGATTTGGAGACCAAGCTTGTGAAGCTCGATCAAGATTCGGAGCTTAAACTTCACGCGGCTCAAAGAGAGCTTCAGTCAACTAAGCTCCGAGAAACTCAACTTACTCACGAGAACGAAGACATCCAGAGACAGCTCAACGAGCTCTCCAAGACGTCGACTGATTACGAGGATCTTGTACGGCAAAAGGAGAGTGAACTCGCTCTTCTGCGAACCGACAACAAGAACTTCGAAAGCGAGCGCCAATCTCTTGAAGATCAGAAGAAGTCTCTGACCactgagaaagagaagaacgcCGAGAAGTACCGCGAGGCTCAAGCTGAACTTGTAGCCATGAAGTCTCGACAATCTCAACTGGAGCGAGAGGCCGAGGACGCAAAGAGCTTGCTGGAAGCACGTCTGTCGGAGGATGCACAAGCCGATCAGAATCGCCAAGTCCTTGAGTCACAAATAAAGGATCTTAAAGATGAGCTGTACAAGACACAGATGGATCTAAGTCGAGAACGCCAGTCTCGAGATGACGTCCAACTGCTCGGTGAGCACCGCTACCAAGAGCTGAAGGATGAATTCGATCGTCTTAACGAGTCAAAAATCATCATCGAGAAAGAACTATATGCCCAGCAGGATACCTTACGGAGAACAATGGAGGCTCGGACTACTGCTGAGAAAGAACGTGACgaagcaagacaagagatTCGCCGCCTTCGAGTGGCGAAGACACAAGCTGAGGAGGCAAGAATGCAAGCCGAGGTCGCTGGCGAGAGACAAGCCTCCAAGGCAGCCCTGGACCGCGAGAACAGTCTTCGAAAAGATCTCGATGCAGCACAGGAACGGCTTCAATGGTTTGAAGGAGAGTGCGCCAAGCTCAACCACCAGATTGAAGACCTCAACAAGTTGATCCTCGAATCAGGCGAATTTGGCTTGAAAAACGATCAAGCCAAAGAAAGACTTGAACGGGAGTTGACCACTGTGAAGAGCCGCCTGACAGCATCAGAGAATGACAATCGTGCTTTGCTGAACAAACTACAGCAGAAAGGGTTGGAGATTGCTCGCTCTAGTTCACGCGCCAGTGAAGCATCTCGAGGTCAGATCATATCTCTCCAGCGCGAAAAGGCTCGGCTGGAAGAGCAGAACACAAAACTCAACAAGCAGTTGGGTGATTCCCAACTCGCAATTGCATCACTTGAGAAAAGAGCGGAGAAATTGCAGCTCAGCCTGGAAGATCTTAGCCATGAGGTTGCCCGtgaagtcaagtcaagcagAAATGCCGAAAAGGCGACTTCTACCTTCACAGCGCAGCTGGCTGAAGCAAATAGAACCATTGAGTCAGAGCGGCAATTACGAACTCAGGCTCAGACTACTATTCGTACCCTGCAAACATCTGTGGATACACGAGACAAGGAAGTGAATGAGCTGCGAGCTCAGATGCTAGATGTTCTACGGACTGTTGATCCAGAGGTTCCCATCCCCCCTCAGTCAGATGGAGCTGATGAGAATGTACTCATTCAGAACTTTGATCTTGTGAGAAAAGTTGAGGAGCTTCAGCAAAACCTTCGTGTGCAAACAGCAGCTCGAACAAACGCCGAGAATCAACTTAGCGAAATGCGAGCGTCGAGGAATGACCCTGCTAGCCGACCTAAGCTCGAGGAGATCCAGCTCAATGAGGCGCCATTCCAGGGGTCACCAACTCAGAAGAGGGCAGCTAAGCTTCATGCTCGCAATTACTCCAATACTTCCACACCCACCCGGCGCTTCCAGGAACTCGACCATCTTCAAGATTCAACACGTTCCGATCGAACAATCGACactctcaacttcaacaatcGTATGGATTTGAAAGCCGAAGTCGAGGAACTTCAGAATCAGCTTCAACTTAAGGAAATGCAAAATCGTCACCTGCAGAGCCAGATTGACCGAAGCACGCCTGTACCGGAGAACTACGATGACCAAAGCCCATCTTTGCGTCGCATTCAAAAACTTGAGATGGTCAATACTCGTCTTCATGAAATGCTCGATGACTCTAATAAGAAGGTGTCTGCTTTGGAGCGCACAATTCGATCCGGGCAGCTTTCATTACGGGATGTACAGACACGCACACATGAAGAAATTTTAGAGGTCCTGAACAGCCAAGAAGACTCTCGTCGAGCCTTGGTTCATAGTCACAAGGACGCCGTGGCGGAGTTAACCGATATCAAGGGACACTTTGAGAGACTACGACACGATCGCGCCAAAGCCGAAGTCGAGCTCCGCGATGTCAAGTCTGACCTACAGGAGATGACTCTAGCAAGAGAGCAAGAGGCACAGAATCGAAATCAGCTTCTCCAAGAGTTTGCAGATCTTCAGATTCGTCTTGATGCAGAAACCTCGAAGTTTGCAGATGTCTCTTCTAGTCTTGAAATGTATAAGAGCCGCGCGGACGAATACTTCAGCAAACTCGAACAAGCCGAGATCGCTGTTCTCAAAGCTAGTCGCGCCGAACAGTTTGCCAAGTCCCAAGCAAAGGAAGCCGAAGACACATATGCGGAGGTCATGGCAGAACGTGAGAAGATGGATGCCAGCATTGAGGATCTCCAACGCCAGAACCAACGCCTCGAGGAAAAGGTTGAGGATATTTCGACCGATTTGGCAGCTGCCACTCAGGCTAAGAAGAGACTTCAACACGAACTCGAGGACTACCGTAATCAGAGAGCCATGGAGATCGAGGACAAGGAATCGAGTATGGAGCAGACTCGTAAGAAGTATCAGGCCGAGTTCGCTACATTGACCAAcgagcttgatcttgctcgTGAGGAGAGGCTCTTCAAGCAAGCAGAGATTGCCCGCCTTCgagaagaacttgatgagTTGAGGTCAAAGTGGGATGATGAAGTCCTCAACAGCTCAACCTGGTCCAAGGAGAAGGCTCGTTTAGAGTCAACGTTGGCAGACGTCGCTTCCTCTCGTGATGAGGCAGTAAATGCTCACAACGAAGCTCAAGGAAAGGTTGTGACATTGCTCTCTCAAGTCCGTACTCTCCGCTCCTCGGTGGACGAGATCACAGCAGAACGAGATCACCTTCTCCGGGAGAAGCGAAATGTCGAGGCTCGCCTCGAGGAAGCGAAATCTGGCCTTGAGGACCTTGTGAAGGGAGACAGTCCCTCTCTGCGCAATGCCGCCAACATGGACAAGGAGATTCTGGAACTAAGGTCACATCTTGCCCAACAAGAGGATATTGCGGCCGCTGCCGTGGAGAAGATGCGCAGAGCAGAAGCCCTAGTGACAGAGGTACAAAAGGATGTCATGGTGGAGCGCGAAAACAGCATTCAGCTGCAACAACAGAAGGCATCTTTGGAAAAAGTTCTAAACGAGGCCCAACTCAAACTTGTTGATCTGGAGA
The window above is part of the Fusarium oxysporum f. sp. lycopersici 4287 chromosome 8, whole genome shotgun sequence genome. Proteins encoded here:
- a CDS encoding myosin heavy chain (At least one base has a quality score < 10); its protein translation is MTFNANANGTAHRRSNPFARTPSASPATNTNLRPKSAIFSSPSSTPGLSTPLGHSRTQSNGSLSAITHGFSGSAPRQQRSDSKSGTPTSTTFAPSFIKTEEMKRHDTVKGIEGENDFSGKRYVWLKDPQAAFVRGWIVEEMDGNRLLVQCDDGTQREADAESVDKVNPAKFDKANDMAELTHLNEASVVHNLHMRYQADLIYTYSGLFLVTVNPYASIPIYSNEYINMYRGRSREDTKPHIFAMADEAFRNLVEEGKNQSILVTGESGAGKTENTKKVIQYLAAVAQADSTIKHKPHHSNLSQQILRANPILEAFGNAQTVRNNNSSRFGKFIRIEFTRNGAICGAYIDWYLLEKSRVVHINPHERNYHVFYQLLKGASSSLKREFLIDGLTVENFNYTRDGHDTIVGVSDHDEWESLMEAFNVMGFSDEEQRSILRTVAAVLHLGNITVVKESRTADQARLAPDAKEQAAKVCKLLGVPLEPFLKGLLHPKVKAGREWVEKVQTPEQVRLGLDALSKGIYERGFGDLVNRINGQLDRTGMGLEDSHFIGVLDIAGFEIFEQNSFEQLCINYTNEKLQQFFNHHMFVLEQEEYAREQIEWKFIDFGRDLQPTIDLIELSNPIGVFSCLDEDCVMPKATDKSFTEKLNSLWDKKSTKYRPSRLGQGFILTHYAAEVEYSTEGWLEKNKDPLNDNITRLLAASSNKHVASLFSDCAESEEDHATGRSRVKRGLFRTVAQKHKEHLHSLMAQLHSTHPHFVRCILPNHKKKPKQFNNLLVLDQLRCNGVLEGIRIARTGFPNRLPFAEFRQRYEVLCQDMPKGYLEGQAAASLMLEKLGLDRALYRVGLTKVFFRAGVLAELEEQRDALITQIMSRFQSVARGFIQRRAAYKRLFRTEATRIIQRNFNVYLDLAENPWWQLIVKMKPLLGTTRTATEVKRRDAMIKDLNERMQLESQNRMKLEEERRNCHAEMVRIQQTLESERALALDKEEIFKRLQLREAELEEKLAGAIEDQERLEDELDDLLNAKNRAERDVETYRSQLEQAATLIAKLEEEKKGLSTKISEVEQSMADITQRQAERSEQELALQDEIKMLQSQLSVKERKVQDLETKLVKLDQDSELKLHAAQRELQSTKLRETQLTHENEDIQRQLNELSKTSTDYEDLVRQKESELALLRTDNKNFESERQSLEDQKKSLTTEKEKNAEKYREAQAELVAMKSRQSQLEREAEDAKSLLEARLSEDAQADQNRQVLESQIKDLKDELYKTQMDLSRERQSRDDVQLLGEHRYQELKDEFDRLNESKIIIEKELYAQQDTLRRTMEARTTAEKERDEARQEIRRLRVAKTQAEEARMQAEVAGERQASKAALDRENSLRKDLDAAQERLQWFEGECAKLNHQIEDLNKLILESGEFGLKNDQAKERLERELTTVKSRLTASENDNRALLNKLQQKGLEIARSSSRASEASRGQIISLQREKARLEEQNTKLNKQLGDSQLAIASLEKRAEKLQLSLEDLSHEVAREVKSSRNAEKATSTFTAQLAEANRTIESERQLRTQAQTTIRTLQTSVDTRDKEVNELRAQMLDVLRTVDPEVPIPPQSDGADENVLIQNFDLVRKVEELQQNLRVQTAARTNAENQLSEMRASRNDPASRPKLEEIQLNEAPFQGSPTQKRAAKLHARNYSNTSTPTRRFQELDHLQDSTRSDRTIDTLNFNNRMDLKAEVEELQNQLQLKEMQNRHLQSQIDRSTPVPENYDDQSPSLRRIQKLEMVNTRLHEMLDDSNKKVSALERTIRSGQLSLRDVQTRTHEEILEVLNSQEDSRRALVHSHKDAVAELTDIKGHFERLRHDRAKAEVELRDVKSDLQEMTLAREQEAQNRNQLLQEFADLQIRLDAETSKFADVSSSLEMYKSRADEYFSKLEQAEIAVLKASRAEQFAKSQAKEAEDTYAEVMAEREKMDASIEDLQRQNQRLEEKVEDISTDLAAATQAKKRLQHELEDYRNQRAMEIEDKESSMEQTRKKYQAEFATLTNELDLAREERLFKQAEIARLREELDELRSKWDDEVLNSSTWSKEKARLESTLADVASSRDEAVNAHNEAQGKVVTLLSQVRTLRSSVDEITAERDHLLREKRNVEARLEEAKSGLEDLVKGDSPSLRNAANMDKEILELRSHLAQQEDIAAAAVEKMRRAEALVTEVQKDVMVERENSIQLQQQKASLEKVLNEAQLKLVDLETKGYSSASQDVKFLHKRIQELESQLEDQETERSKSQRSVRNVDRIMKDMQGQIDRKDKQNTQLSEDVSRMRDKVEKLLKTIEELQSSESQNQLSARRAERELREEKEKIARLERELAGLKNLRSDKGSGSVMGSVRSRMGPWRVSEGDDASTVDIPRRKSSLSRVPSFTKGFL